The Arcobacter porcinus sequence AAGAAGTGAATTCTTTGAAATAATCCAAGATTTATCATAAAATATAGCGATATTTGAAATACTTGTATCTGTCACAACTTGATTTTTTACAATAATTATCTCATCACAAAACTCTTTTTTGGAAAATAGATAGTCTAAATTTTCTCTATTCAAATATTTTTTTGAATAGTTTATATCATTTTCATAAATTAGCTTAAAACTTTTAATATCTCTTTTTTTATAAGGAAAATAATCAACACTTAAAATCTCATCATCATTATAAATAACTTTACATCTTAAAAGTTCATCT is a genomic window containing:
- a CDS encoding aminotransferase class IV; this translates as MYFETIKCEDFEVFNLDYHNKRVAKTIGKNLNLQEYINPISDELLRCKVIYNDDEILSVDYFPYKKRDIKSFKLIYENDINYSKKYLNRENLDYLFSKKEFCDEIIIVKNQVVTDTSISNIAIFYDKSWIISKNSLLEGTTKARLLEEKYIVERDISVEMLKKAEKIALLNAMIGFDILNEFEIND